CAGTTGACAGCCATCGCAGGACGTAAATTTGTGTACTGCAACCGTCAAGCGGGACCTGGCCACTTAAAACCCCCGCCGAGCAAAATAAGGTTTAATATCCACATAGGAAAAAACCGGACCATCCTTACAGATAAACTTGGAACCGTATTGACATCGTCCGCAGTGACCCACAGCACACTTCATATTACGCTCCATGCTCAAGTAAATGTTCTGCTCTCCTACTCGTCTCCCCAGAAGCTCACGCAAACACACCTGCATCATGATCTCAGGACCACACATCATCACCATAGTATCCTGATGAAACTCTACTTGATCAAACAACTCGGTGACCAAGCCGACATGCCAAGGCCAATCGGGAGCACCTTTGTCTGCCGCCAGCAACACTTGAGTGTCTGGCAGTTGCAGCCACTGCGCATAGCGTTCCCGCCATATCAAATCTTTAGGCAATTTTACACCTTGTAGAATACTTAAACGCCCATACTCGGAGCGACGTTTAGTGATGTAATTAATCACCGACACAACAGGCGCACACCCTAAGCCGCCGGTAATCACCAACACATCCCTACCCTTAGCCTCTTGCAGAGGCCAACCCTGACCATAAGGACCGCGAATGCCGATGGTATCCCCATGCTGCAAACCCGCCAAGCCGCGAGTCACGCGACCGACGGCGCGAATAGTGTGATCCAACACATAGGGATCTTTCGGGTCTGAAACGATGGATATGGGCACTTCGCCCGCGCCGTATAAATACAGCATATTAAACTGGCCAGGCTTGAAATCGTATTGGTCACGACAGGCGGAATCCACAAATGCCAAACGCAAAGTGAAGACCGAATGGGTTTCCTGGATGCGCTCCAGCACCTCCGCCGTTTTAGGCAAACTCTGCTCAGGACTGCAGCTCATTGTGAATGTCACTTGCTGTTTGCGTAATATCGATACCCACCGGACACCAACTGATACAACGGCCGCAACCCACACAACCACTGCGCCCATATTGCTGTTTCCAACTAACCAATTTGTGCACAAACCACTGTCGATACTGCAGACTCGTATTGGACCGCACGTTCAAACCGTGCATATAGCTGTGATCCAGGGTGAAGCAGGAGCTCCATTGACGATAATGCAACACCGTATCAGAAGGACTGTGAAAATCCTCTTGCACGTCATAACAGAAGCACGTGGGACAAACCGACGTACAGTTACCACAAGCGAGGCAGCGTTCCGCAACTTCATCCCAACAAGCGCTATCCAACAGTCGATCGCTAATCTGCTCCCCTAGGCTCGGCATCAACCGGGATTGGCTCGCGCCGGCAAAACGAATACGCTCTAATGCTTGTTGCGCTTGCTGTGATGTTACTGCTTGCGTCCATTGTGATATACCCCGTAAAACCGCATCCCCTGCCTCACTCCCGGCGCGCACGACAAACCCCTGCTCCAATTCCGTTAACTGGATATCCACATGGTCCGCCACCTGGGGTCCGTCACCGCTGGACGCACAAAAACAAGTAGGAGAACTGCAACCGCAATTCAATGCCAACAGTAATAGCCCCTGGCGACGCTGGGCATAAGCGGAATCGTTGTTCCCATTCCGCAGAAAGTGTGCATCCTGTAACTGCAAAGCCGCCACATCGCAGGCCCGGACACCTAATACCGCCATTGCCGGCTCCGGTGACTTTTCCGAGTCCGAGTCAAAATGCAACCGCCCGTGTGCATCCTTTTTTACCGTCCATAACACTTCTCGGGACTGGAACAGCAGCGGTTTTAACCCCTGCGGCCCCAAGGTCCAGTCAAACCATTGATTGTTATCTGTTTTGGTCAATACATAGGAACCCGGGGATTGTTGTAATTGCCACCCTTGCGGTAGCTGCCGCACGGATTGCAGCGGCTTAAAGACAATAGCGCCATTTTCGACTTGGGGCCCAAACAGCCGGTAACCTTGTTTGAGCACCTGATCAATCAAGGTTTGAAAATGCGAGCGGGGTAAGAAACCGTTGTCCATCGGTATGTTATTCCTTACGCTGAGCGTTCTTCGATACGTCGATCTCTATTGTCCAGCGGTTCGAGACAGGCCGACTGGTATTGAAACACGACCATCTGATCTATAAGTATGGACCAAATTCGGGGAAAGCGTAGCAATTGACGCAAGGCGTAAATCTGGCAAAACGGAAGAACAAGAGAAAAATAATACCTAGCCCCTGGCATTCTGCTTTGGCGTTACCAGCGGAGTTGTGGGTATGCTAATCGTAAACTCTGAACCAAATCCTGCCACGCTGTTCACCGTGAGGGTCCCTTGCATTAACTCCACAAATTGTTTCGCCAAGGTAAGACCAAGCCCTGTGCCGCCAAATTGCTTAGTGGTGGAACTGTCGGCCTGGGAAAACCGTTCAAATACCCTATCCAACTTGTCCGAATCAATGCCCACCCCCGTATCGCGAACGGAGAACACCGCCCATTCACCGTCGGCATCAAGACATTTGTACACAGTGAGTGTTATCGTTCCATCCCGGGTAAACTTGGCGGCATTGCTGAGCAAGTTTATCAGCGCTTGCTTTAAACGCGTCACATCAGCCTGTATCAGGTTCAGCTCCGGGGCGCAGGAAACAATTAACGTATTATTATTCTGTTTGACCAACAATTGAGTCACTGATTCGAGACTGCCGACTAACTCGGGCACCAGAAACTCCTCATAGTGCAGCTCGATTTTTCCTTCTTCGATTTTAGCCACATCCAAAATATCGTTGATCAATGTCAACAAATGATGCCCGGCCGACTGTATTTTGCCAAAGTCCTCCACCAGCCCCTGTAGTTGATTCGATTCGGCTTCTTCGCGCAACAGTTCACTGTAACCGATAATGGCATTGAGTGGCGTACGCAACTCATGACTCATATTCGCCAGAAAAATGTTTTTGGCACTGGTGGCTGCCAGTAACTTGGCGTTCACACTTTCCGTTTCACGGTTTATTAAATCTTTTTCCTGTAGTGTGGCTTGTAAGGTATCCGCCATATGGTTAAAACTACCGGATAAGGTATGCAATTCCTCGAAATTGGCTTGTTCCACTCGCAAGGCCAAATCTCCCTTAGCTATTTTTTCGGCTGTGTTAGCCACTGCCAGTATGGGTTTGGTTATCTGTCGCGCCAATACCATCCCTATTGCCAATGCCAACAACACAATCAATACCGTAAAACTGATGATCCACCATGCCACCTGTGTCAATGGCTGCATCACTTCGTCCCAGTTCAATTCTGCAACCAGGGTCATACCAATATCGGAAATTTCGCGGGAATATCCCAATACTTTATCTCCGTGGTAATTACGATAGATTCTTGCTCCCGTTTCTGTTTGGTGTAGCTCCCGATATGGCTGTGATACGATCTGCGAATTAGAGTCTCGCTGGGCCGCACCGGCGACTATACGATTATTGGAATCCAGCAAATACGTTTGTGTCGAAGACCCAAAACCGGCCAGATCATATAATATCTGCTGTAAAAACTCCGATCGAAGTGAAAACACCAGCGTCCCAACCCTGGAACCGTGCTGCGATAGCGCAGCGCTTATCTTTAACTCCACCTTTTCGGTTTCCGGGGAATAGCTCAACACCAATGATTCCGATAGAGGGCCCGAGTGATGCTGCCCTGGGGGAAAACTGTACACCGTCTGTTCCATCATCGCGTCCATAACAGTAACGTAAGTGACATTACTGGCGTCATGAAGAATGGGCGCCAAGCCTTTTTGTAAGATTTCACCAGTCTGTTGCCGTTGAACACGTGACAGCGCAGGGTTCAGCAAAACCAAAGCCGGATCTCGAATAACCGGCATTTGCGAAAAATGCAAAACCAGACGTTGCTCCTCCTGCATCCGATAGCTAAGTGCACGTTGTTTTACGTTAGCAATGCCTTGCAGTATCTGCTGTGTGGTTACGATTTGCTGGGTGCGTTCATGCCAGTACACAAACGTGCTTATTGCGCTCACAAAGACCAGCACCAATAACTGATAGGACAGTATCAAACGAAACCGAAGGTTGTTGAAAAAAGAGGTGGAGCTTACGACCATATAAACCCAGGCCCTAACTATTGATTATGGTTTAAATATATTTTCGTTCACCACATCAATATCTTTAACCGATTCCAAACCACTTAACCCTATAATTTCTATTGTTTTCATGCAGTCTACGCCGTTCAATTATGGCCACTGATTTTGGCATGCAGGGGTTTGGTCGATTCAAACCGTTGCATCTGTTCCTCTGAAGCCGGTTCTTGATATTTGGCTTTCCATTCATCAAACGGCATACCGTATATCACTTCCCTGGCGGCATCGTAATCCATATCGATCCCTATTTCCTTGGCAGCACTTAAATACCACTTTGCCAAACAATTACGGCAAAACCCGGACAAATTCATCAAGTCAATATTTTGTACATCCGTACGCTGTTGTAAATGGCCTACCAAGCCTCTAAATACGGCAGCTTCCAACTTTAACTTCCTGATTTCGTCGTTCGTTTCGTCCATTGTTGTTTCGCCTCTGTTTATTTAAACCAATCGGAGAATTCATCATTATCCAAACCGGTAATATCATCATCGTTCAGTTCCAACTCCCCCACTTCCACGTCCTCAATAGAACCTTCTGCAGTGTTGTGAGAACCGGGTGCAGCAATCCCAGCAACCGGCAACCCTGCCAAAGAGGCAAATGGACCGGCGTTTTCTGCTTTAACACTGGAAATAAAGGCTTCAAAACAGGCATCACGTACATAAATAGAAACGCGTTCAACCAAACTGTCCATACGGGCATCCCAGAATCGGAGAATAGCCCTAATCATTGCCTGAGAACTCAAGCCGGCGGGAATTTCTCGCCCACCAGTGCCCAATGCGGGAAAGGCAATAGTGGCCCAATTGTTCGCCTCACACAATAACAGGCTGTTGGTCACTGCCTGTTCTATGTCACGACGCTCATCACCACTACCCATGGTAGGGCTGATAGCGTGAATCAATCCCTTGAACGGTAAATACCCCGCGCTGGTAAAAGTGGCCATACCTGACAAAAATTCACCATACTCCCGTATCAGTTGCTGCAGCTCCACTTGAATCCCGATACCGGCCGCCTCTGATACGACCGCGGCTATTCCGCGATCAGAAGCTAAATCGCCCTGGTTGGAACATACAATCACATCAGATTGGGCGCTTAACAAATCCCCCACTTGAATTACCAGTTCCCGGTCTGCATAACTAAAGGTACAGCTTTGTGTTTCCAACGCTATCTCCATTGATTTACCGCTAAACCCTATCGCCAGAATCCAGCAAGCTCCGCTTAACTGTAATCTTTAACCCGAATAAATCAACATTGAACCGCTTCAAAGCGGATTCTACTGACTCACCTCTTATAATTATCGAATATAAACTTTTTCCAAACCCTAATAACGTAAAGCAAAAGAATCGCTCTGACGGGTCGATAGGTATTGAGTCCCAGTAACAACCATTCCACATACGCATGAGTCACAGACCCTATATTGAACCAAGCATTCGCGTAATCGCCGGTATTTTGGTAATACTCGCCGGCGCCATTGCTGTGTTGCGTCCGGAATGGCAATTGCCGGCGCTGGGATTCTTGATTGTTTTGGGTGTGAGTCTATTTCAATCGGGATTTACAGGGTTTTGCCTGACAGGAAAATTGCTGCAAAGCCTTGGATTTCGAAGCGAAATGGCACAAATACGCGCCATGGCAATTCATGACCCTCTCACCAAACTACCCAACCGAAACTTAATGGAGGACCGCGTACGACTGGCCCTGACTCGAGCCTTACGCAGTGATGAGAAAGTCGGTTTAATGATTATCGATCTGGACGCCTTTAAACATGTGAATGATGTGTACAGCCACAAGGTTGGGGATCAGCTTCTGGTCACGATGGCAAAAACCATCAAAGAAAATATTCGCTCATACGATACCTTATGCCGCTGGGGCGGAGATGAATTCGCTTTGTTACTCCCGGACCTGAAGTCCGCAGCTGAAATACATTATATCGGCAATAAAATCCTGCAGGCAGCAGCAGAAAACAGAGTACCGGAACAGGATGTCAACACCACTTTAAGTATTGGTGCCGCGGTATTTCCTGACGACGCAGTGACTCAAGACACTTTGTTCATGCAAGCGGATAAAGCGCTGCATTATGCCAAAAGAAACGGACGCAACAACATACAAATTTTTCATGCCCTTCCGGAAGCGCAATCCGGTATTCTAAATATTGACCTAACCGCGCGACTCTCGGCAGCCGTACACAACCATAGTTTTAAGGTTTATTTCCAACCCGTTATCGACGCAAAAACCAATCAGGTCTGTCAAATCGAGGCTCTGGCTCGCTGGTACGATCATACCCACGGCTGGATTGACCCAAGCCTGTTTGTACCCATGGCTGAAAATATCGGCTTGATGGAAGACCTGGGTCTGCAAATTATCACCTCTGCGGTGGAATTCTATAAAGACCAGGACTGGAGCCAAAAAGTAAAACTGTCGGTAAACTTATCCGCCAGGGAATTTTTTTCTCGTCCTTTTAAACAAGGACTCAGGCAAATTATCCGCAGCCATAACCTGTTGGCGGAACAATTGATCATCGAAATCACCGATGCAGACTGTCTGGATACCAACAATGCCAAAGAGATTATTACTCAATTGCACACAGAGGGTTTCAACGTCGTATTGGATAATTTCGGTACCGGTTTTTCGCCCATGTCACTGTTGCAGGAATTGGATGTTGAGGCTTTGAAAATTGATCGTGCCTTCATCAGCCAGATAACCAAGCATACTCCGGCCAAACAAGGTGAGGCCATGGTGAAAACCATGATCGAACTGGGCAGAGCCATGCAATTGAAAGTAACCGCAAAAGGTGTCGAAGACAGTCAAACCGCAGATCGCCTGCTCGAGTTAGGGGTGGATTATTTGCAGGGATACTATTTCTCTCCCCCTCTTCCCGGCGATGAATGCAAAGAGTTTGTCGAAAACAATTTCAGCCTCAACGCCCTGGACTCCATCAGCGCAGCTGACTAAGTGGTAGATAGTTTCAGTACAATAGTTCCTCAAAGTACTGGCACTCCAGTTCGTCGGCGGCCACATCGACATACATGACAACCACATCCACCTCGGCACCCTTAACACAAATATTGAAGCT
The window above is part of the Gammaproteobacteria bacterium genome. Proteins encoded here:
- a CDS encoding FAD/NAD(P)-binding protein, translating into MSCSPEQSLPKTAEVLERIQETHSVFTLRLAFVDSACRDQYDFKPGQFNMLYLYGAGEVPISIVSDPKDPYVLDHTIRAVGRVTRGLAGLQHGDTIGIRGPYGQGWPLQEAKGRDVLVITGGLGCAPVVSVINYITKRRSEYGRLSILQGVKLPKDLIWRERYAQWLQLPDTQVLLAADKGAPDWPWHVGLVTELFDQVEFHQDTMVMMCGPEIMMQVCLRELLGRRVGEQNIYLSMERNMKCAVGHCGRCQYGSKFICKDGPVFSYVDIKPYFARRGF
- a CDS encoding 4Fe-4S dicluster domain-containing protein; translated protein: MDNGFLPRSHFQTLIDQVLKQGYRLFGPQVENGAIVFKPLQSVRQLPQGWQLQQSPGSYVLTKTDNNQWFDWTLGPQGLKPLLFQSREVLWTVKKDAHGRLHFDSDSEKSPEPAMAVLGVRACDVAALQLQDAHFLRNGNNDSAYAQRRQGLLLLALNCGCSSPTCFCASSGDGPQVADHVDIQLTELEQGFVVRAGSEAGDAVLRGISQWTQAVTSQQAQQALERIRFAGASQSRLMPSLGEQISDRLLDSACWDEVAERCLACGNCTSVCPTCFCYDVQEDFHSPSDTVLHYRQWSSCFTLDHSYMHGLNVRSNTSLQYRQWFVHKLVSWKQQYGRSGCVGCGRCISWCPVGIDITQTASDIHNELQS
- a CDS encoding sensor histidine kinase; the encoded protein is MSAISTFVYWHERTQQIVTTQQILQGIANVKQRALSYRMQEEQRLVLHFSQMPVIRDPALVLLNPALSRVQRQQTGEILQKGLAPILHDASNVTYVTVMDAMMEQTVYSFPPGQHHSGPLSESLVLSYSPETEKVELKISAALSQHGSRVGTLVFSLRSEFLQQILYDLAGFGSSTQTYLLDSNNRIVAGAAQRDSNSQIVSQPYRELHQTETGARIYRNYHGDKVLGYSREISDIGMTLVAELNWDEVMQPLTQVAWWIISFTVLIVLLALAIGMVLARQITKPILAVANTAEKIAKGDLALRVEQANFEELHTLSGSFNHMADTLQATLQEKDLINRETESVNAKLLAATSAKNIFLANMSHELRTPLNAIIGYSELLREEAESNQLQGLVEDFGKIQSAGHHLLTLINDILDVAKIEEGKIELHYEEFLVPELVGSLESVTQLLVKQNNNTLIVSCAPELNLIQADVTRLKQALINLLSNAAKFTRDGTITLTVYKCLDADGEWAVFSVRDTGVGIDSDKLDRVFERFSQADSSTTKQFGGTGLGLTLAKQFVELMQGTLTVNSVAGFGSEFTISIPTTPLVTPKQNARG
- a CDS encoding DUF1244 domain-containing protein, whose protein sequence is MDETNDEIRKLKLEAAVFRGLVGHLQQRTDVQNIDLMNLSGFCRNCLAKWYLSAAKEIGIDMDYDAAREVIYGMPFDEWKAKYQEPASEEQMQRFESTKPLHAKISGHN
- a CDS encoding macro domain-containing protein translates to MEIALETQSCTFSYADRELVIQVGDLLSAQSDVIVCSNQGDLASDRGIAAVVSEAAGIGIQVELQQLIREYGEFLSGMATFTSAGYLPFKGLIHAISPTMGSGDERRDIEQAVTNSLLLCEANNWATIAFPALGTGGREIPAGLSSQAMIRAILRFWDARMDSLVERVSIYVRDACFEAFISSVKAENAGPFASLAGLPVAGIAAPGSHNTAEGSIEDVEVGELELNDDDITGLDNDEFSDWFK
- a CDS encoding EAL domain-containing protein, coding for MSHRPYIEPSIRVIAGILVILAGAIAVLRPEWQLPALGFLIVLGVSLFQSGFTGFCLTGKLLQSLGFRSEMAQIRAMAIHDPLTKLPNRNLMEDRVRLALTRALRSDEKVGLMIIDLDAFKHVNDVYSHKVGDQLLVTMAKTIKENIRSYDTLCRWGGDEFALLLPDLKSAAEIHYIGNKILQAAAENRVPEQDVNTTLSIGAAVFPDDAVTQDTLFMQADKALHYAKRNGRNNIQIFHALPEAQSGILNIDLTARLSAAVHNHSFKVYFQPVIDAKTNQVCQIEALARWYDHTHGWIDPSLFVPMAENIGLMEDLGLQIITSAVEFYKDQDWSQKVKLSVNLSAREFFSRPFKQGLRQIIRSHNLLAEQLIIEITDADCLDTNNAKEIITQLHTEGFNVVLDNFGTGFSPMSLLQELDVEALKIDRAFISQITKHTPAKQGEAMVKTMIELGRAMQLKVTAKGVEDSQTADRLLELGVDYLQGYYFSPPLPGDECKEFVENNFSLNALDSISAAD